From a single Alkalinema sp. FACHB-956 genomic region:
- a CDS encoding Hsp70 family protein has protein sequence MTYAIDFGTSNTVIARWNAVSQQAETLSVPELSLKLAQNPPLIPSLLYVENAARGQVVVGQPVRDRALDLASDTRFFRNFKRGIGSAVQGFIPELDGRTVEFPQVGRWFLGQVIRQASQLNPDVLDSIVFTVPVDSFEAYRLWLGQVCEDLQINQVRMLDEPTAAALGYGLANQECLLVVDFGGGTLDLSLVQLDTRVIQQSGGQSLGFILKWGQKSFAEESGQKVKTARVLAKAGQNLGGADIDHWLVDHFVQTQGLQVSPVTTRLAERLKIALSLQHQAQEVFFNDETFESYELALTRDRFNDILQEHQFFARLDEAMNQVLQQAQRQGLALQDIGAVLLVGGTSQIPAVQTWLHQYFDPSKIRSDKPFEAIAQGALQLDRGVELKDFLYHGYGVRFWDRRINAHNWHPIIRTGQPYPMEKAVEIVLGASRENQPSIELIIGELGNETGQTEVYFDGDRLVTRNLSSQTTTVQPLNDKEGARNIAELDPPGVPGSDRIKVQFQVDAKRFLRITVEDLLTQRTLVEDQPVVQLS, from the coding sequence ATGACCTACGCGATCGACTTTGGGACGAGCAACACGGTGATTGCCCGTTGGAATGCAGTCAGTCAACAGGCTGAAACCTTATCGGTACCCGAGTTATCGCTCAAGCTGGCCCAAAATCCGCCGCTAATCCCCAGTCTGCTCTATGTGGAGAACGCCGCCCGTGGCCAAGTGGTGGTGGGGCAGCCGGTGCGCGATCGCGCCTTGGATTTAGCCAGCGATACCCGGTTTTTTCGCAACTTCAAGCGCGGCATTGGCTCAGCGGTGCAAGGGTTTATTCCAGAGTTAGATGGTCGCACTGTGGAATTTCCCCAGGTGGGGCGTTGGTTTTTGGGGCAAGTGATTCGGCAGGCGAGTCAACTCAACCCCGATGTTCTGGATTCAATCGTCTTTACGGTCCCCGTTGATAGCTTTGAAGCCTATCGGCTCTGGTTAGGCCAAGTGTGTGAGGACTTGCAAATTAACCAAGTGCGGATGTTGGATGAGCCGACAGCCGCCGCCTTGGGCTACGGTTTGGCCAACCAAGAATGTCTATTGGTTGTGGATTTTGGCGGCGGCACTTTAGATTTGTCCCTGGTGCAACTGGATACCCGAGTCATCCAGCAATCTGGGGGGCAATCCTTGGGCTTTATTTTGAAGTGGGGCCAAAAATCCTTTGCGGAGGAGTCTGGCCAAAAGGTGAAAACGGCGCGGGTTCTGGCCAAGGCCGGCCAGAACTTGGGTGGGGCAGATATTGACCATTGGCTGGTGGATCATTTTGTTCAAACCCAAGGCTTGCAGGTTAGTCCGGTCACCACCCGGTTAGCGGAACGGTTAAAGATTGCCCTATCGCTGCAACATCAAGCCCAAGAAGTGTTTTTTAACGACGAAACCTTTGAAAGCTATGAACTGGCCCTTACCCGCGATCGCTTCAACGATATTCTCCAAGAACACCAGTTTTTTGCCCGCTTGGACGAGGCGATGAACCAAGTGCTCCAGCAGGCGCAACGGCAGGGCTTGGCGCTTCAGGACATTGGGGCCGTGTTACTCGTTGGCGGCACCTCCCAAATTCCCGCTGTGCAAACCTGGCTGCACCAGTATTTTGATCCCAGCAAGATTCGATCGGATAAACCCTTCGAAGCGATCGCCCAAGGGGCTCTGCAACTCGATCGGGGGGTGGAACTCAAGGATTTCCTGTACCACGGCTATGGAGTGCGTTTTTGGGATCGCCGGATCAATGCCCACAACTGGCATCCCATTATTCGGACAGGTCAACCCTATCCCATGGAAAAAGCGGTCGAAATCGTTTTGGGAGCCTCGCGGGAAAATCAACCGAGTATTGAACTGATTATTGGTGAACTGGGTAACGAAACGGGACAAACGGAAGTGTATTTTGATGGGGATCGCTTAGTCACCCGCAATCTTTCTAGTCAAACGACGACGGTGCAGCCGCTGAATGACAAGGAGGGAGCACGGAACATTGCAGAGCTCGATCCACCGGGAGTGCCAGGGAGCGATCGCATCAAGGTGCAATTTCAGGTAGATGCCAAACGCTTTTTGCGCATTACCGTCGAAGATTTGTTGACCCAACGCACCCTTGTAGAGGATCAGCCGGTCGTGCAATTGAGCTAG
- a CDS encoding ATP-binding protein: protein MQPNTQILVVEDEPIIAMDLQRRLVALNYGVVGITDSAEAAIALVEQTRPDLILMDICLNGVMAGIDIADQLRSTYNIPVVFLTAHADQVTLEQAKTVSPFGYVIKPFSNKDLITTIEIAISKYQAEIAIQKALERERELNQLKSQFIGLVSHEFRTPLSIISITLDMLENYPAKLTPIKRQTYLNQARSALEHLREMLEDVLIMNESTTRAIACYPVAVNLQEFCQKIIDETKAVDIQNHEIQLVVINSAVINNAVINSTVINSAVINSQAPTAEPVIPAFLDPKLTKHILTNLLLNALKYSPQNSPIEVELIQSEDEVRLVVKDAGIGIPPEDQANLFKLFYRASNVGMIQGTGLGLAIVKQCVDAHNGHISFESQLGQGTTFTVRLPNCRPATLETTIPWAS, encoded by the coding sequence ATGCAACCCAATACTCAAATCCTGGTCGTCGAAGATGAGCCCATTATTGCCATGGACTTACAACGTCGATTGGTCGCTTTAAACTACGGAGTCGTGGGCATTACCGATTCAGCGGAAGCCGCGATCGCCCTTGTAGAGCAGACTCGGCCAGATTTGATTTTGATGGATATCTGTTTGAATGGCGTGATGGCGGGGATTGATATTGCGGATCAACTTCGATCGACCTATAACATTCCAGTGGTGTTTCTCACCGCCCATGCCGATCAAGTCACGTTAGAACAAGCTAAAACCGTTTCACCCTTTGGCTATGTGATTAAACCTTTCTCCAATAAGGACTTGATTACCACGATCGAAATTGCGATCAGCAAATATCAAGCGGAAATCGCCATTCAAAAAGCCCTAGAGCGCGAGCGAGAACTGAATCAACTCAAGTCCCAGTTTATTGGCCTCGTTTCCCACGAATTCCGAACGCCGCTGAGTATTATTTCCATCACGTTGGATATGCTGGAAAATTACCCCGCCAAGCTCACTCCCATCAAGCGACAAACCTATCTCAATCAAGCGCGATCGGCCCTAGAACATCTACGGGAAATGCTAGAGGATGTTCTCATCATGAACGAATCCACGACGCGAGCCATTGCCTGTTATCCAGTTGCCGTCAATCTTCAAGAGTTTTGTCAAAAGATTATTGATGAAACCAAGGCTGTGGACATTCAGAACCATGAAATTCAGTTGGTGGTAATCAACAGTGCTGTGATCAACAATGCGGTAATCAACAGTACCGTGATCAACAGTGCCGTGATCAACAGTCAAGCTCCAACCGCAGAGCCGGTCATTCCAGCGTTTCTAGATCCAAAGCTCACCAAACATATTCTGACGAATTTGTTATTAAATGCACTGAAATACTCCCCCCAAAACAGTCCCATTGAGGTGGAACTCATCCAGAGTGAGGATGAGGTGCGATTAGTCGTAAAAGATGCAGGAATTGGGATTCCTCCGGAGGATCAAGCCAATCTCTTCAAGCTGTTCTACCGAGCTTCCAATGTTGGCATGATTCAAGGCACGGGATTGGGCTTGGCGATCGTCAAGCAATGTGTTGACGCTCACAATGGACATATTTCCTTTGAAAGTCAGCTAGGTCAAGGCACAACGTTTACCGTCCGCCTGCCCAATTGCCGACCCGCCACCCTGGAAACAACGATTCCTTGGGCCAGTTAG
- a CDS encoding fatty acid desaturase translates to MVDWVVNWVWRLQPVTSKPDRNQSRGVLVASGVLGIWAISTTVLLSLDWEQIPWSLRGLGFLWQMFLYTGLFVTAHDAMHGSIAPHNRQLNNCIGQVALFCYAMFPFKKMAEMHHLHHAIPARSGDPDYHNGRWSNFFGWYAQFMVNYWSWMRLVLLIGSFHALHQVLQIAEANLTWFWVVPSVASSFQLFFFGTFLPHREPKEGYQNDCHARSTPLSEFWSFITCYHFGYHEEHHEMPHLAWWQLPTARRLRLGS, encoded by the coding sequence ATGGTGGATTGGGTGGTGAATTGGGTGTGGCGGCTTCAACCAGTAACTTCTAAGCCCGATCGTAATCAATCTCGTGGGGTCCTTGTGGCCTCCGGTGTTTTAGGGATTTGGGCTATCAGCACGACTGTATTGTTGAGTCTTGACTGGGAGCAAATCCCCTGGAGCTTGCGGGGACTGGGCTTTCTCTGGCAAATGTTTCTCTACACCGGCTTGTTTGTGACGGCCCACGATGCCATGCATGGGTCGATCGCGCCCCACAATCGACAGCTTAACAATTGCATTGGGCAAGTGGCCTTATTTTGCTATGCCATGTTTCCTTTTAAAAAAATGGCTGAGATGCACCATCTGCACCATGCTATCCCCGCTCGATCGGGTGATCCCGATTATCACAATGGGCGCTGGTCTAACTTTTTTGGCTGGTACGCCCAATTTATGGTCAATTATTGGAGTTGGATGCGTTTAGTTCTCCTCATTGGCAGCTTCCACGCCCTGCACCAAGTTTTGCAGATCGCCGAAGCCAATTTGACCTGGTTTTGGGTTGTTCCCTCCGTCGCCAGTTCCTTTCAACTGTTTTTCTTTGGAACCTTCTTACCCCACCGTGAACCGAAGGAAGGCTACCAGAATGACTGCCATGCCCGCAGTACGCCGCTATCAGAGTTCTGGTCGTTTATCACCTGCTACCACTTTGGCTACCACGAAGAGCACCACGAAATG
- a CDS encoding histidine kinase dimerization/phosphoacceptor domain -containing protein: MVTPHSIEPLSNSDLQTTESSQGDPPQLNPPASGFAPVPAITVLEAEILEAEIKALKAREAALQEINGDLERQIIHQAQVMNAMQQDLKQQKYLFQLLVEQSPDVIIRFDRQLSCTYVNPVVFNEYGVTPDAMIGKQLLEFTIPPLERDLWCQQLQRVFVKKNQACFEFSNQHPSALQSYQVRLLPELDEMGKVGSVLAIIHNVTAFKSKENQLFQALHEKEIFLQEVHHRIKNNLQMVSSLLNLQSSSIEDSSTIGPFADAQARIQAMALIHEQLYQSSQVRHINFREYAEQLATNLFRSYCQDDHRLTLDLNLESVHLTVDQAIPCGLIMNELMTNAFKYAFPNQVSGTIRCTFQQSPEQICRLMIGDDGIGLPTSVDIHRTDSLGFQLVTALTAKLRGTLEVERRGGSQFVIQFRKA; encoded by the coding sequence ATGGTTACACCCCATTCAATCGAACCCCTGTCCAACTCTGATCTGCAAACAACTGAGTCATCTCAGGGGGATCCACCACAACTCAATCCCCCGGCAAGCGGTTTCGCCCCCGTCCCTGCAATCACTGTTCTAGAAGCAGAAATTCTAGAAGCAGAAATTAAAGCCTTAAAAGCGCGGGAAGCAGCCCTTCAGGAAATCAATGGTGACCTAGAGCGTCAGATTATCCACCAAGCTCAGGTGATGAATGCGATGCAGCAAGACCTGAAACAGCAGAAGTATCTGTTTCAGTTACTGGTGGAACAATCCCCCGACGTGATTATTCGGTTCGATCGCCAACTCTCCTGCACCTATGTCAACCCTGTCGTATTCAACGAGTATGGTGTGACCCCCGATGCAATGATTGGGAAACAGCTCTTGGAATTCACCATTCCGCCATTGGAACGTGATCTTTGGTGTCAGCAGTTACAACGTGTCTTTGTCAAAAAAAATCAAGCGTGTTTTGAGTTTAGCAATCAACACCCTTCCGCCTTACAGTCTTACCAAGTCCGTTTGCTGCCAGAACTCGATGAGATGGGCAAAGTAGGATCAGTTCTGGCGATAATCCACAATGTGACTGCCTTTAAAAGTAAGGAGAATCAACTCTTTCAAGCGCTGCACGAAAAAGAGATTTTTCTCCAGGAAGTTCACCATCGCATTAAAAATAATCTGCAAATGGTGTCGAGCTTGCTCAATCTTCAATCAAGCTCGATCGAAGACTCCAGCACGATCGGGCCCTTTGCCGATGCCCAAGCGCGTATTCAAGCCATGGCATTGATCCACGAACAGCTTTACCAGTCCTCCCAGGTGCGTCATATCAATTTTCGAGAGTATGCAGAGCAACTTGCCACTAACCTATTCCGATCCTATTGCCAGGATGATCACCGTCTTACACTAGATTTAAATCTTGAATCGGTTCATCTGACGGTAGACCAAGCAATTCCCTGTGGCTTGATCATGAATGAACTGATGACCAATGCCTTCAAATATGCCTTTCCCAATCAGGTGTCAGGCACCATCCGTTGCACGTTCCAGCAAAGTCCTGAGCAAATTTGTAGATTGATGATTGGTGATGATGGCATTGGTTTACCCACCAGTGTCGATATTCATCGGACGGACTCCTTGGGGTTTCAATTAGTGACGGCACTGACTGCCAAATTACGAGGTACGCTGGAGGTGGAGCGCAGGGGGGGAAGCCAATTTGTGATTCAATTTAGGAAAGCGTAG